The Sabethes cyaneus chromosome 3, idSabCyanKW18_F2, whole genome shotgun sequence DNA window ATTTTAGGCTTGTTTGGTTGGACTATAATGAATGATTGATCTCTCTCATTGTTGAAAACTGTTTCTGACTTTACTGTCTCCTTGCAGTTCAAAATCATTTTCGCTTTACAAATACGCAATCACAAAAGTCAGTCAGTAGGTAAATAGCTGTAAATATCTACCTCGCGCTTTGCTTGTTATTTACACACATAGATACTGAGACCGAAGCTCGTTCCCGTAAGATCCCCGCTTTCGCCGCTGTTCTGTTATCTTCCTTGCACACCATTCGCTTCAACCTATATTGTTTCATTTTATTCAGACTCTCGACATCtaacaaaaaatcatttttaattttaaaacctACCTAGTATTTTAAAATCGGAAGATAATTTCGAGATGCTGCTTTCTTAGTTTCattattttatttgtagtaatttttactcatcaccATCGTCAGTAAAAGGTGTGAACTGTAtccgaaataagatttttcttagACATTGTCTCTTTCGATACTGATTAATGGTATAGGTAAATAATATGCTTGTAACTGCTTTGTAATATTCTGTAGCTCCCGTAAACAATCATAAAATTAAATCCAAGTGATAAACGTggatttttgatttattatcTTGCCTTGCACTTCCGATTGTTGTTTAGTCACTTTGTGGCGAGTATTTCATCCGAGCTGGTGTTATCTGTTTACTCTAGAACTCGCAAAATATTTACTTAAAGATAACTATTACCATTATGAATAATAAGGATTTTGGTAAACTGTATTTATAGAACGAAACACTTACCATTAGTTGTATATTTtgtactttgtttttttttttttgacaaatttCTCTGTTTATTTTTCGGTAAAGAAATTCAGCGCCTCTATATTTCGATCAAATTCTTTTTGATCATAACCATAACTACTATTGTATTGATAAAAGAGTTCTGATCAGAACCACACCACTTTAGCTAGCAATAGTTGTTAAGACACAATTCTATTTCAAACGAGACCCtacacaaaaaaaaagtgaaattaggaaaaaaaaattctatctcTTTTCTTGTGCGAATTTTTATGGTAAATGCCGAAAACAAACTGGCTGAAAAACAGTTGCTACCAGAAAGTTTGTGGCAATACGTCGATGACATCTTCAGTGTGGTAAAAGGGAAATGCTAGATTCCGTTTTCCAAACGACCTGTTCCAGTTAAACAGATTTCGCAGCAATTACGGAGTTGGTGATTCGATCCTTTGATACGACTCTGATTGTATGACTAACTCTATTATGTATGATACCTATTATATTGTGATATGACTATATATTTTTTTGCTAATCCCACCTTTCGTATCAACATGAAATAATGACTTCACCTTATGGTCTTCCTCCTCTAGCAGTTtcgagccggggtggctcgtgctgtatcGATCCTGGGCTATTCGTTGCCACCTAGCATGCTGGACCTTTCTATCCCTGCTACcgcttgaagagaacagatttcactgcacagtcatctGACATATGAAATATGTTGATTTTTATAAACATCATCGattgtggacatatcagttactttgccatagttacgagccatggtgcgcgacatccggatccggggggactctatgaatccggaaccggtttccataaagggacatttcagcatcagtaaagtatgtcgtatCGCAGATCAAAAAACAACAGCACtagacaaaatagcgattggcaatCATTTCATGTCTCTCAGCCAagtctagaagttggctactttcTCTCTTTGGATGCTTCTTTGATCTGTAGAAGCTTTTTAAACTGTATCGCATGTGCATTGCAGTCCCGGTATTTATAAAGAATTTGTTGAAGTACGAAACCTGATTCGTAATAGCATGCCCATGTATGCATGTGGTTGCGCTAATCCCAGCTCCACTGTTAATCCGTTCTTCGCTTTTAGTTTATCGCCATCGAACTTCTCAGAACTCCATCCCGTCCACGTCTAGCACCAATTCATACCACCAGAACGCGAGTGTTCCTGACTATCTGCTAGCATGCTCTGACAGTCTGTACGAGATAATTGTGTGGACCGAAACCTCTGGGCTCTGGGCAGATATTGGGGCCGACCTACGAAGTCTTTCGCTGTGATCGACGTGTGCCTAACACCCGCAAAGCTACAGGAAGCGGAGTTTTAATTGCGATCCACTGCCAATTGCAGACCTTCATCATCGAAAACGTCGATTGCTTGCCCGTTGAGCAAATATGGGAAAATGGGTGGCAAGCAAGGACCGTAGACTATTTTTGTGTTCTATCTATTTACCTCCTTATAGGAGATACGATGaggaataaaataaatgaaccaaaaaaatcgaaattaattACTTCAGTGTAAACGCGAAATAAAACTTTCAGTTGTTCCCTGAAGGGACAGAATAAAATACAATATGTAAAAAATTGAGACATCGCTTCTAGCATGCAATGGATGAAAAGAGAGGAGAGAATCTGATGATTGGCATACAATGCTCACGCACACTCGAGAGCTGAAAGTTCGAAGAAGACAATTGACACACCAACGTTTAGGATTCAGTTTTTGGAGTAGTTTTATAGAGGACAGATTAAAAAAGTATAGATGCCCGCATGGATACTACAGTAAGTTTTTGGTTAAGTGTATCATTTGGGTCACAAGTCCGGTTGATATTTGATGtacaaattaacaaattaactTCATGCTATTCCAGAAAAGGCAGGAGAAATTTTCTGAAGGCGCTCCTTTTGCTAATTTACTGGTTCACTGCTAATTTCACTTTTGCTAATTTACTGCGAAAGTGCGAAGGTGTACTTTTCAGTTTTACAGCTATGGATTGCTTACCAAATGAGAAACCTTACCTATAGTCGTAATTGTTCGTGGGAAATTTGATTCTAtcatcgctgaccgaatgcaaattgctttgaattttatttcatcatggtgtgatagagAGGGCCTCAACATTAATGCCAATAagactactatcataccatttacgagaagaaaaaaagttacattgagtAACATAAGTTTGAAAGGAACACTCTTGAAACTTTCAGACCCTGTCAAAtaccttggagtatttcttgacagacaacTCAATTGGaatacacatctagagcaagctgtaaacaaagctacaaatgctctatggatatgtaaaagaacttttggtaagcaatggggactgaaaccgaagatgatccagtgGATCTGTTCGGTTATTGTgaaacccaggattacctatgcctcgttggtctggtggccaaaaacaaaagagaaagcttcgcagaaaaagctagaaagacttcaaaggctagccactctctcaataacaggtgcaatgagaagtacaccgtcgaaggcattggatgctttactttatatgcttccactgcatcagttcatacaattagaagctgaaaagggtgctctgaggatcaaaagatctatgaacctctttgatggtgatcttacaggtcatctcagtattctaaagactattagtattaatcctcaggtaatcaataatgaagactggatggcgaaaaaatacaactttgaccgaatttttcgtgtatttgagcctaggcgtgattcctgggaagacggtggtcccgatcttcgccaaggctcgacggttttttacacagatggttcaaaaatggacaaccaagtgggagcaggagtaactggcccaggaatagacatgtcaatttctatgggtagatggccaactcccaagtagcacacgtcacaattgagtcgcagcggctgatatgcgacaaatttaaatgtaaaacttcggttacagtaacctaaaatataacagttgtgtaaccgaaatagcgcaacttatgtaactaaatctggttgcattaacagttactcaataacctatatgtaacatgtatagttacaaaatggttactattgaagttacacataaactgtaaattgactttcaattggtggcaaattagttatcttgtaacttttattgcatagcgaaaatgtagcaggtttattatttcaatctatggctgtcaacgtcaagcagtaaatttaactgttgaatatagaagagtgtataaattattatttcaacacaaattttaatgcagtttcaaatttatggtgaaatgcatgattctagctttgaaaaattcacgcgctcttatttaatatagcttttcgttacttacttctttgaaaaattgatgttttgtaaatcaaatataaaaatttaaatttaaattttttgattttttaaatttattcttagcaataatgaattagtggagcattcacctagaaaccattaaaaatcaagttgttttcgctatcacttctatcacagtaaaattcatagccattttgcctttggttctaactactacaccatcgtccttgaaattttgtatcgttttcggcatattgcatgaaatgattttaagcagccattgttcattgttcacattgttgatatcgggaaaaggtattttttagtgattgttgtgaaaagaaagtgttaatttaatatcaaagaatagtttcagtttgaataaaacagttaccaccagtgttaatcatagaaggttacatttcagttacattctagttgtacgtaaccttagccttcgacctggttacggtatcggttatacggtaaccaatattaaatctgttgtagtcacttatttcttatgtcgtcatttctaagttacactgtaacctattttcattgccggtttcgtttcgatgtaacttgatcgttttgacgtttgagaataatcatcatttgtttacttaataccaatgtctggggggagaagattccaagtaccatcaattaagtaaataaacgcatttacaagagcatttcacaacccgtgtaccaattgtttatctttaccattagcaatattcttcaggtctagtttttccttaatccgttgtgtttacaaggaacagtgaacaaattgttgcgaaaatgttactagccgactttttttgacttcgtaactgctcgtaacggaaaattaactgttttgcgaccagcaatttgatgacagtttggaaaaaggtttcatttgtgtcacttggtaactatttggtaactcgtaactggaaggtgactgttttgcgacgaccaagttgttgacagttcgaaaaaaaggtttcaatttggtcatttggtaactacctggtaactttttgagatttttgtcactagaaaactaaaaagtaactatttttaattttatgtaacctaactcgttacaagtatcctaaatgtaactgatgtgcaacctttttgtatttttttatttttatgattagttacaagtgctacttgggctgtgttccaagctgaaattcaagcaattctagagtgttctactgtgtgcttgcgcagaaactatagacattcaaatatatgcatcatgtccgatagtcaagcagctctaaatgctttaaagtcggcgacatgcacatcaaaacacgtctgggaatgtattcaataactccaaaaattatcttgccgtaaccaagtcaacttatattgggtaccaggtcactgtggaattgatggaaatgaaagggctgatgcgcttgcaagactcggatcttctcatcaatttatagggcctgagcccttttgcggcctatctgcttctgttttaaaaatggagctgaaggcatgggaatgtaggaaagtggaatcaaattggaataacactttcaatgctaggcagtcgaaacggttaatctctccaaacatttctatgactcgcaaaatactggagctttcaaagaaagatctaagcatctatactggtctaataacaggacattgtccgagccgctatcatctgaagctaatgggaaaacttcaagatgttatatgtcgcttctgtggcatagaaaaggaagactcggaacacctgttatgccgatgtccggcaatttttaataaaagattaagttcgacagagggctgttagaaccctttgatatttggagaacaattcccagtacggtagtgcactttatcccaaatgtatcaccggactggacaaatgctattagtcaaacaatgacggtcgcttctaatagtggtgcgtcatcttgacaacatagctatagtaaaatgggggatatatcacaatagatcaaacaaatggtcgcagtgataaaaatacccaacatggaaaaaaaatgagAACCCTTTGCGGGAAGTTcgattgttattttattttacaggtTTCTGGAACACCCGGACGAACCAATAGATTCGCACAAAATCTCTGGCATTTGTCGCATTGGAATTGTGTGGTGGAATTCTGCATAAGAATCGTACAGAATGCCTTGCTTATATAGAACCAAGATTCTTGTATAAGAATCTAACAGGCAAATCCCCAGGATTCCTATAACTCAGTAAAGGAATCCCCTTTACTATGAAATAGAAATCCAGAACTCTGGAAGTAGAAATCCTGTGTGTTGGTAAGGGTACTCTTGCAGTgcatgttatacagcaaacactcgggtgatattacaatagatcaacgatactggtcgcagtgatgagtccatagaGGAAAAAAAGTCCGAAAGTTGTCCGAAAACGGCTTTGCAGCAAATTCTCGGTTAGCGTTTACGTAGATACTCCttaaatgtttgtttgtttccaGATTTTGGTTTGCGTTACGGTCAGGTACAAATAGTCCTCTTTGCTTTCTAGACATAACTTCTACTACTCCTACTACTTTCAGAGCGACTTTCGCTGACAATTTCAGATTGAAAATAACCCCCACTTTCGAATAAGTTGTATAATCAGCTGAACTTGCTATTAGCCACTTCCGGGTTTCCTGTTCCAGACGTTTTCAAATTCCTCTCCGAAAGTCACATACCGGGACTGGTGACGTCATTgcgtaaatttaatttttcagtaTAATTCATGCTTTTAAAATTCTGTGAAATTTATagtcataaaataaaaaaaccgCCATTATTTTATGCGTAAGcgaattttttcttgtttagtcTTTCGTAGTATTTTCATAGTCCTGTTGATGAGAAAATTAACCTTGAAACGTTGGCATATACAACAAAAAACGCGATTATTACAAATTTGTGAGTTTATTGGATATTGTGTGCCCCATACTATCGGTATGGGGAAAGATTAATTTTATTAGATGCTTTTAAGGAAGCAAGAAGTATTTTTCACATGCGATCCGAAAATTCACTAGTGCTGAAAATTCGAAATATTTATGAGACATCATAAATTTAGCGAAAAACTGGATATAGACTGAAACATATAATCTAAACACGTTCTAGTTATTACGTATACGTATTGTGTTTTAACCCAAACAAGTCTGCGATATATAATATGGATGATAAGCTTAAGCCAGAAAAAGCACGCATAAGCGTAATCGTCACCCAAACAATAACAGTTATGAGAATTATTCTCATTTAGCTGGGCTATGAACAGTTGTCATTCAATGTCCGTTCTGcctttcaaaatattttaaaattgttttgatTTAAAAGGCGTTAATTGACCTTATGCACGCTATCTCATACGAAATGTATAGTCAGTGAAAGCGTATTTCCCGTAGttgattatttattatttacctACATTTAATTTGTAGCTCAAACTGAAATTGATGTTtctccctcccatgggtaggtggtttgacgcgtacttcggccaaacaacctaaaaattcttagttccgcatgtagaatgtttatagtttaagttggatatatgtgtagtatgtagtattgcataatttagctttatgtgtagcatgtgtctcgtaaagcggaatggagcgaaatcgaacggatttgattttaaattcaatccgtttgggccgaagcaccgggagggcttactcggttccctagatgaattgctggtatgcacagaaatttctctagaaaactgaaaccaaatcctacccaccattcatgagattttgacttactcttgaaaattaaaatgtatcgctagttagaacgaacgagcgttcaaaaatgatgtgatgtctttatttgcgtaatcgagacattttctatgagattgccatagaatttgtggctgttatgcgattatggacagcacagcactgaaaaatatacacacacgtacatgtatacatgtgtatgcatgtatgagtgtgcatgggtgtataggtacgaatgaatatatgtttgagtgttctatgatgagtcggaaattcttcttatacctatgctgccaaattacaattattaatgggcaggaagttatagtcagtagctgtgtttcctgtatcagtttcctatgctattactattattactaatattgctatcgttgctgttactgtcacctctattgtattgttttggatgtaattataatttttttttttcttatttccctcctttattagaatgatttgcatgtcttgtgactaaccgcgtaaacggtattcaactaacaacataaaatgatcatgtatgacgctgtttgtctcccaagggccttcctaatgctgatgagcctctgtcggagagtccatcaagtcgaacggtggcaactcaccggcggcctgctcctctccattcttgcggctgtcgtcgcggtcggacttagtggatcactcgaaaagatttatagcctcgatatatatcttgttctgtccattgcccaatgctggcaaacttcaactgaaattccattctaactaaatctttttagagttaaaacttcttcaagtaaaacaggtattcgattctctggctgattcaagcgatagcgaagggctgtcctcaatcatttccacttcctaaaatggggtcatagtacataatatatggccgtggtatgaggatttatttttcgattcaataccatcctcacagaattatcaacgtcgttaacatcttattaagtcttgctttagtgacagcttgcacttaagacctaacacggcatatatacatatctccaagtgaagttctttttgatccacctcatcccttcttagttacagaatcatttcaattgtccacggtctgaagagcataccgacaaatcggttgactaccgttacaaatatgcaattaatgccaccgggaataatacgagcgagtaccagtccccattatatcgcatctgctctatttttcggaagttcaagtagtttttcgatagttctgagcgataatattgctcttgaataatattccgcacaaaatattcgaaaatttacgccatcagctacaatactgcaaagatggtagacaaagaggcggctgtggcttttaatgagcataggttgtggaacagcgctgggtcaatcgtgatgacatgggtatttgggagatgagtagcgtccagcctagcgagtagttagtcggtagtagcataggtgatggacagacatagaattctcgtgatattactaacttgaaaattaCAATTAGCATGCGACTAAAAactctcttttcttttcttttctcccttttctgcctgatctctatcgctttttctcacggcaacaacaatgttgtcgtgagggggggcaagagaccagccacaggtgaccacactggtgacaacgatggatgAGGACGCcgtgatgccatgaatgaacaaGTTGTAAGAAAGGTCCGAGCAAgacgaggaaacaaacaaaggaaggagaaaacaagataagtacaagccatcttatgctatattgaccaagcacacaattatatcaagccaagttctgtcactcttcttccgcccattaatccataatcaccaatacattatggagctagcgtaatccgcacggattcttttaacattatcacaaccaccttatctcagccctggacagacttggctctaactgccccaccttgtgctgcaaacagaaacagaaacagaaacagctCAAACTGAAATTGATGTTTCTATTTTCTCTCTGTCCATTACAGCACCTTTGTCCGAGGAATTCTTTCAAAAATGTCGAACCGACTTCTACGAGTGTCCCAAGAATGTCCTCGCGCAAAATGTGTGCACTCGAATAGATCCATTCGAAGCTTGTATGTCACGGAAAGCGCTCGAGAATACTCAGCATGTCTTCACTTACAAGGTAAGTTTGCAAAGCTATATTTTTACCGATCTTTGTAACTAGATTAATAACGTCCATAATTCTAATTTTAGATTGAAAATGAAGGTAAACCTCTGACCAATCAGAAAAGTTCCGGTCGCTGCTGGTTGTTTGCCGCCCTGAATTGTATCCGAATTCCGTTCATCAAGCAGTACAATTTGGACGAGTTCGAGTTCTCCCAAGCCTATCTGTTCTATTGGGACAAGATCGAGCGAGCAAATTACTTTTTGAACAACATCGTTGACACGGCTCGACGAGGCGAAGAGGTTGACGGTCGGTTGGTTTCGTTCCTGCTATCGGATCCTACCTGCGACGGTGGTCAGTGGGACATGTTGGTCAACCTGATCAATAAGCATGGTTTAATGCCGAAAAAATGTTTCCCCGAGAGCTACAGTTGTGAGGCGAGTGCCCGTATGAATTCGGTTATTAAAAGCAAGGTACGTTAATGCAATTACCACCTATCGACGTTGAGCATTAGTAGTTACCTTTTACAGTTCCGCGAGTACGCCAAAGTATTGCGTACACTAATTGCAGACGGCGCCAGTGATGATGATGTTCAGGCAGAGATTCAGAAACAAATGAATGAAGTTTACAATGTAGTGGGCATTTGTCTTGGTATTCCCCCGGAAAAATTCACTTGGGAATACTATGACAAGAGTAAGAAGTATTTAAGTATTGGACCAATCAAACCGACTGATTTTTACGAAAAGTACGTAAAACCGTACTTTAATGTGGACGATAAGGTTTGTTTAGTGACAGACCCTCGCTCAAGCAACCCGTACGGACGATCCTATACTGTGGACTGCCTTGGAAATGTGGTCGGTGGGCGACCGGTGCTGTACAATAATCAACCTGTTGAAACCTTGCTAGACCTGGTGACGAAGGCGCTGAAACTGGGCGAACCAGTCTGGTTTGGCTGCGAAGTGAGCAAGCGGTTTGCCGGTAAACAGGGCATTGAAGATTTAGACATGTAAGATTCCCGACTGTTACTTATGTGACTTTCGGAAAGTGgaagtaattttttttcctgCGTTTCACTTGCAGTCACGACTTCAAGCTGGTATTCGGAGTCGATATTCAAACAACCATGGACAAGGCGGATCGTCTCCTGTATGGCGAATCGATGATGACGCACGCCATGGTGTTCACCGGAGTTTCCGTCGACGTGAGTATATGTACTGATACATTTATGCTATTTTTCGGctgttttggaaaaaaaaatcttttaatgaaaagaaatagaaaactctgaatgaatctttttttttttcattttcagcaAAACACCCAGCAACCGACCAAGTTTCGCGTTGAAAATTCTTGGGGAGAAGATCGCGGCGAGAAAGGTTACCTCATCATGACGGCCGAATGGTTCAAGGAGTTTGTTTTCGAAGTGGTCGTCGATCGTAGCATAGTTCCGCAAGATGTACTGGACGTGTTCGATTTGACTCCAACGGTACTGCCAGCGTGGGATCCGATGGGAACGTTGGCAAAGTAATTCCTCTTGAATTTCGGCATCACCCTATCTATTCTATCTCTTTCCACTGACATACAACTGCACGAGATatctttttatttaataataCAAGGGAATTATCACGATATTTAAAAGCATAAAGCATACACAGAATGCAAAGCGCAAATAAAGTACATGTTTTCGTTGCCTTTCTCATATGACATTAAGACTTTGTAGTCTGTCGCTTGAGTCTGCGCCTGTGAATCGAAGTATCATTGGCAGCGTCTCCGGAAAATCGATAATCTGATAGCTATATAATGTGTGTGACTATTTTGTTAAGTCatagtttatatttttaccaTTACATGGTTTGGTAGTTCGTATTGCTCGATCTAAACAGCGCaccttttttaatttaaaatcaaGTATTTCAAAATAGGCACGTTCAAGAACTGCCTTGTGATAGCTTAAGCGCAAACTCGTTTAGAGCTAGTGCAACAGCTTAAATATAATTCCGGCAGCATACCGAAATGTTTTCAATTAGAAGTAATTAAAGCAAAAGCATATTTTTTCCGCGGATGAATCTggataatttcatttttttcatagATTCCAATCTAATCAACACTGTCAACATAACAATTACCTACATATTTCTATATTCGATTTGATTTTTGCGTGGATAGattctttgaattttttttggttAATGGTGATTACAAATTCACCACGGCCGTATGCAAAACGAATCGATTGCAGTTCTCACTTTCATACATAACATGTAACGTTTTATGTAAAGTTCACGCAAAATATGAATTTAATACATTACATTTATTATAATAGCGCAACCTAACTTTCACAACAGAGCCAGACCACATTTTAATGATCTTACTTGATGTTAACCGGTATGCATGTTCTCGTTCAACATTCTTAACATTTCAGTAACATTTTCTTACGTTGCCCTTGTCATCATGTAAAAAAATCCTGCTGCAAAGttgatattgttgaagaaattactttcaatttatataattagaccATTGACAATCTGATCCCATACTCATCGATCAACTACAAATTTGCAACTTACATTTGTTTCCATACTATTATGTATGATTTTAATTAGGTAGTTATTTTTTTGTCACAGTTTTTCCCGCTAATCAACGaacatattttaattttttcttcattgAAAATAAGAAGATGCATTTGAGCTTTCAAAAATATCTATCCAACCTAAAACACAAACTCCCATGTTTTTAAAAGATCTTACCAAAATACGGGCTATATTGAATATGCTGCTTGTTCTGCGTGCTTAAATTTTTGGTATGGCATGTTGACTGCCCTCTCACGAGAAAATAATATATCTACTACTAAGAATAATTATCATTGTCGAAATTACAATCAGCAAAACCATTGAGCGGTATTATTCGCGAGAGTAGTTCAAGTATGATATTTAACTTTAACGACACATCGACCAATAAAGTGATGATAAATGAGGAAAATCACATACCTAAACTTACGTGGTGGGTTTGATTTAATCCCTTTTCGCTCTACAAACTTCAAACGAGCTTCTGCCAACAGAGACACAGTTTCAAGGGTGAATGAAAGAGCTAAGATAGAAGCATGAAAACCGCAAAACATGCCATTCTCGTTAGCAGGAACAGAAAATATTATCTAGCTAATACGATGTAACTGTATTTAAATAACTAATATATTATTGAATGTCACGGTATAACAATAAAGCAAATCGTGGGAGTTGCTTTTAATCATTTTCGAAGAAAGGCAATTATAAATCGCTCTGAAATCACAATCCAAGTTTTTATTCCGTATAATCTCACCTAATCGGTCTAcgtaatagaaaaaaatcaaatattttcttCAGCAtcctaaaattttaaaatgactGTGTTCCTTCGGTCGATTCAATCGCTTCTGATATAGCTCATACTCATATTTGAGTTTAGCCCAAATTCCTAGGCACATTTTGAGCAACCGAGTATCCGGTTCGTATTGATGCTTCTCCGTTCGGTAGATTTGCACAACCATCTGTTTGGCGCCGGCAAAATTGTACCT harbors:
- the LOC128741866 gene encoding bleomycin hydrolase, whose protein sequence is MFPTPLSEEFFQKCRTDFYECPKNVLAQNVCTRIDPFEACMSRKALENTQHVFTYKIENEGKPLTNQKSSGRCWLFAALNCIRIPFIKQYNLDEFEFSQAYLFYWDKIERANYFLNNIVDTARRGEEVDGRLVSFLLSDPTCDGGQWDMLVNLINKHGLMPKKCFPESYSCEASARMNSVIKSKFREYAKVLRTLIADGASDDDVQAEIQKQMNEVYNVVGICLGIPPEKFTWEYYDKSKKYLSIGPIKPTDFYEKYVKPYFNVDDKVCLVTDPRSSNPYGRSYTVDCLGNVVGGRPVLYNNQPVETLLDLVTKALKLGEPVWFGCEVSKRFAGKQGIEDLDIHDFKLVFGVDIQTTMDKADRLLYGESMMTHAMVFTGVSVDQNTQQPTKFRVENSWGEDRGEKGYLIMTAEWFKEFVFEVVVDRSIVPQDVLDVFDLTPTVLPAWDPMGTLAK